A genomic stretch from Halichoerus grypus chromosome 5, mHalGry1.hap1.1, whole genome shotgun sequence includes:
- the TMEM200B gene encoding transmembrane protein 200B, producing MTAGSPGDCGEVRRSPEGRVSRLGRRLGRRRRPRSPPEPLRVRARLRLRSPSGAFAALGALVVLVGMGIAVAGYWPHRAGVPGPRAANASAPPLSELRREGRGAGRGHGPHERLRLLGPVVMGVGLFVFICANTLLYENRDLETRRLRQGVLRAQALRPPDGPGWDCALLPSPGPRTPGAIGCTEPESWDLSPRRGTSPVPSVRSLRSEPANPRLGLPALLNSYPLKGPGLPPPWGPRTQTGHVIITVQPSGSCIEHSKSLDLGLGELLLGAPAARDCAHRSWPRLDRLSLGGYAKLEGGGDLGARV from the coding sequence ATGACAGCCGGGAGCCCCGGAGACTGCGGGGAGGTGCGGAGGAGCCCCGAGGGCCGTGTCTCTCGCCTGGGCCGCCGCCTGGGCCGCCGCCGGCGCCCGCGCTCCCCGCCCGAGCCTCTGCGGGTGCGGGCACGGCTGCGGCTGCGCTCGCCGTCGGGGGCGTTCGCGGCGCTGGGGGCGCTCGTGGTCCTGGTGGGCATGGGCATCGCTGTGGCCGGCTACTGGCCGCACCGCGCCGGGGTCCCAGGGCCGCGCGCTGCCAATGCCAGCGCGCCCCCCCTGAGCGAGCTGCGACGCGAGGGTCGCGGCGCGGGCCGCGGGCACGGCCCGCACGAGCGGCTGCGGCTCCTTGGGCCCGTGGTCATGGGCGTCGGCCTGTTCGTGTTCATCTGCGCCAACACGCTGCTCTACGAGAACCGCGACCTGGAGACGCGACGGCTTCGCCAGGGGGTGCTGCGGGCTCAGGCGCTCCGGCCCCCTGACGGCCCCGGCTGGGACTgcgccctcctccccagccccggacCCAGGACTCCCGGAGCCATAGGCTGCACAGAGCCAGAAAGTTGGGACCTGTCCCCGCGTCGGGGTACCTCACCCGTCCCATCAGTGCGGAGTCTGCGTTCAGAGCCTGCTAATCCTCGCTTGGGGTTACCTGCCCTGCTCAACAGTTACCCGCTGAAGGGCCCGGGGCTGCCCCCACCCTGGGGTCCACGGACCCAGACTGGCCATGTGATTATCACCGTGCAGCCCTCTGGTTCCTGCATTGAACATTCCAAGTCTCTGGATCTGGGCCTCGGGGAGCTCCTGCTTGGGGCCCCAGCGGCTCGAGACTGTGCTCACCGGAGCTGGCCACGGCTGGACCGCCTCAGTCTGGGGGGTTATGCCAAGTTGGAAGGAGGAGGGGACTTGGGAGCGCGGGTTTGA